A window of Acidobacteriota bacterium contains these coding sequences:
- a CDS encoding radical SAM protein — translation MTSGPYPSYLGLLESGELNRRVEALLDLLSECRVCPRNCRVKRLLDRRAVCRTGRRAEVASHCVHRGEEPCISGSRGSGTVFFAHCNLACLYCQNAQISQDWRPGDGALSAEELAALYLELQGQGVHNLNWVSPSHVVPQAVEALALAARRGLKIPVVYNSGGYDSASTLALLDGIVDVYMPDMKYFDEPVARELSDAVGYVPNAQAALAEMWRQVGPLEMDENGLARRGLLVRHLVLPNRLSQSAEVLRFLSSALGKGVAVSLLAQYFPRHRAVGHPLLSRPLHEGEYARVLEALEKEGLEEGYVQELRSASHYLPDFHAEGHPFERE, via the coding sequence ATGACCTCCGGACCCTATCCCTCGTACCTGGGCCTCCTCGAATCCGGCGAGCTGAACCGGCGCGTTGAGGCGCTTCTCGACCTCCTCTCCGAGTGCCGGGTCTGCCCCAGGAACTGCCGGGTGAAACGCCTCCTCGACCGGCGAGCCGTGTGCCGCACCGGACGCCGGGCGGAGGTGGCCTCCCACTGTGTGCACCGGGGCGAGGAACCGTGCATCAGCGGGAGCCGCGGCTCCGGCACCGTCTTCTTCGCCCACTGCAATCTGGCCTGCCTTTACTGCCAGAACGCTCAGATCAGCCAGGACTGGCGACCGGGCGACGGCGCCCTCTCGGCGGAGGAACTGGCCGCCCTGTACCTCGAGCTCCAGGGTCAGGGCGTCCACAACCTCAACTGGGTCAGCCCCAGTCACGTCGTTCCTCAGGCGGTGGAGGCCCTGGCCCTCGCCGCCCGCCGCGGCCTGAAGATACCGGTGGTGTACAACTCGGGCGGCTACGACTCCGCCTCGACCCTCGCGCTCCTCGACGGGATCGTCGACGTGTACATGCCTGACATGAAGTACTTCGACGAGCCCGTGGCCAGGGAACTTTCGGACGCCGTCGGGTATGTTCCGAACGCTCAGGCGGCGCTGGCCGAAATGTGGCGGCAGGTGGGCCCCCTGGAAATGGACGAAAACGGGCTGGCCCGGCGGGGCCTCCTGGTCCGGCACCTGGTTCTTCCCAACCGCCTGTCCCAATCCGCCGAAGTCCTCCGGTTCCTGTCGTCGGCCCTGGGGAAGGGCGTGGCGGTGAGTCTTCTCGCCCAGTATTTTCCGCGCCACCGCGCGGTGGGGCATCCCCTCCTATCTCGCCCCCTTCACGAGGGAGAATACGCTCGCGTCCTGGAAGCCCTTGAAAAAGAAGGGTTAGAGGAGGGCTACGTCCAGGAGTTGCGGAGCGCTTCCCACTACCTTCCCGATTTCCACGCCGAGGGACACCCCTTCGAAAGGGAGTGA